One Leptospira wolbachii serovar Codice str. CDC genomic region harbors:
- a CDS encoding PAS domain-containing protein: protein MHPPPPSLEMQILSAMEEVVFSASYPELEILYISPSVETLTGYPIEFFTNELDAWRKLILPEDRSIVELALTSLNVDDKIRIRYRLQTKDKQIKFVQCQGRLIRNESREILRFDGVIADISELLSLQDVIKNESVEIKELLLENNILFNGSQDSMFLVEVMENGNFLIRRINAAYENSTGLTQSFIQGKSPIDLLGEELGKPVIKNFQNALRAKTTISYEESIPMPAGTKIWTTALTPIEVDGKYKFIVGASKDITEQKRAETALKESNERYALILEVSSDGWFDWDLVNDTVIYSRRWWLEFGNDEPPENTPISYWKSLIHPDDVDWVTEFLENILLSQRETFEFSFQMKKRKGNYAHVLSRCYIQRDSSGNRIRMVGSNSDLTETKKIEYTLRKAKEMAEAANMAKGNFLANMSHEIRTPLNGIIGFTELLLHSSLSDEQKESLRNIHLSGKSLLSLVNQILDFSKIDSGKMELELISTDLTDLVQSTVDLFKISAASKAIPLKLNLDPLLPRFVSLDPLRVRQVLSNLIGNAIKFTHEGKVEVSVKTIKQTDDIIDIEFSVSDTGIGIDLNSKSKLFDSFSQADTSITRKYGGTGLGLTITSELIQKMNSYLRFDSELGKGSIFSFVLSLQVNTTGSVSSNLFEEKQTSPDESIIVENNLIQNDILIVEDNDLNKKLLSKMLLKRYPNIKLRYAIDGADAVNQFQQQIPDLIFMDLQMPIMDGYTATREIRKLEKGSNKKTPIIALTAGAFFSVKDTAMESGMNDFLTKPISATDLYSTIEKWISSGRV from the coding sequence ATGCACCCCCCTCCCCCTTCATTGGAAATGCAAATTCTCTCCGCAATGGAGGAGGTGGTCTTTTCAGCAAGTTATCCAGAATTAGAAATCCTTTATATAAGTCCTTCTGTAGAAACGCTCACAGGCTATCCTATCGAATTCTTTACCAATGAACTGGATGCTTGGAGAAAATTGATTCTTCCCGAAGATAGATCTATCGTTGAACTTGCGTTAACTTCTCTTAACGTAGACGATAAGATTCGAATTCGTTATCGTCTTCAAACAAAAGACAAACAAATTAAATTTGTTCAATGCCAAGGAAGATTGATTCGAAACGAGTCCAGAGAAATCCTTCGCTTCGATGGTGTGATCGCCGATATTTCAGAGTTACTTTCTCTGCAGGATGTTATTAAGAATGAGTCTGTAGAAATCAAAGAACTACTACTCGAAAACAATATCTTATTTAATGGAAGCCAAGATTCTATGTTTCTTGTGGAAGTGATGGAAAATGGAAATTTTCTTATCCGTCGGATCAACGCAGCATACGAAAATTCCACGGGCCTCACTCAGTCATTCATACAAGGAAAATCTCCGATTGATCTTTTAGGTGAAGAACTTGGTAAACCAGTCATCAAAAACTTTCAGAATGCTCTTAGGGCAAAAACCACAATTTCCTATGAAGAAAGTATTCCCATGCCTGCGGGAACTAAAATTTGGACTACTGCTCTCACCCCCATTGAAGTGGATGGGAAATATAAATTCATTGTGGGTGCAAGTAAAGATATCACAGAACAAAAACGTGCAGAAACCGCATTAAAAGAATCTAATGAACGTTATGCATTAATTTTAGAAGTAAGTTCAGATGGATGGTTTGATTGGGACTTAGTCAATGATACGGTCATTTACTCACGTCGCTGGTGGTTAGAGTTTGGCAACGATGAACCACCAGAGAATACTCCGATTAGTTATTGGAAGAGTTTGATTCATCCCGATGATGTGGATTGGGTAACTGAATTTCTAGAGAACATTTTGCTCTCACAAAGAGAAACTTTCGAATTCAGTTTCCAAATGAAAAAAAGGAAAGGGAATTATGCTCATGTTCTGTCGCGATGTTATATTCAAAGAGATTCTTCTGGCAACAGAATTAGAATGGTTGGGTCAAATTCCGATCTTACCGAAACCAAAAAAATAGAATATACTTTGCGAAAAGCCAAAGAAATGGCGGAAGCAGCGAACATGGCTAAGGGAAATTTTTTGGCCAATATGAGTCACGAAATTAGAACTCCACTTAATGGAATCATAGGATTCACCGAACTACTGCTACACTCTTCATTAAGTGACGAACAAAAAGAATCCTTACGAAATATCCACCTTTCTGGAAAAAGTTTATTATCTTTGGTAAATCAAATTCTTGATTTTTCGAAAATTGATTCGGGAAAAATGGAACTTGAACTGATAAGCACAGATTTGACAGACTTAGTCCAATCTACTGTAGACCTCTTCAAAATTTCTGCTGCGTCCAAAGCAATACCCTTAAAACTAAATTTAGATCCCCTTTTGCCTCGATTTGTTTCTTTAGATCCTTTACGAGTTCGGCAAGTGCTCTCCAATTTGATAGGAAATGCTATCAAGTTCACTCACGAGGGAAAAGTTGAAGTTTCTGTAAAAACAATCAAACAAACTGACGACATCATTGATATTGAGTTTTCTGTTTCAGATACGGGAATCGGTATCGACCTAAACTCAAAGTCAAAATTATTTGATTCGTTTTCACAAGCGGACACTTCTATTACAAGAAAGTATGGTGGTACCGGACTTGGTCTCACTATAACGAGTGAACTGATCCAGAAAATGAACTCCTACTTGCGTTTCGATAGTGAACTTGGGAAAGGAAGTATATTTAGTTTTGTTTTATCATTGCAAGTAAATACAACGGGATCCGTATCATCCAACTTATTCGAAGAAAAACAAACATCTCCAGATGAATCCATTATCGTTGAGAATAATCTAATTCAGAATGACATTTTGATTGTGGAAGATAATGATTTAAACAAAAAACTCTTATCTAAAATGTTATTAAAAAGATACCCAAATATAAAACTAAGATATGCAATTGACGGTGCAGATGCAGTCAATCAGTTCCAACAACAGATACCCGATTTGATTTTTATGGACTTACAAATGCCAATTATGGATGGTTATACGGCAACGAGGGAAATTAGAAAACTTGAAAAAGGTTCTAATAAAAAAACTCCCATCATTGCATTAACGGCGGGAGCTTTTTTCTCAGTAAAAGATACGGCGATGGAATCTGGAATGAATGACTTTCTTACCAAACCAATTTCCGCCACCGATCTTTATTCTACTATTGAAAAATGGATATCCTCAGGCCGCGTGTAA
- a CDS encoding alpha-2-macroglobulin family protein: protein MRKLVLAFGFLFFLGSCNSISGFFRSIKRTIFPSSCRIEVKLDTTDLKYLEDLWDYRITVSEDTNLQEFASAVQISPKPSNPRTEFSDYVSREFSLDSWNFDPGVEYEIKIGKFYAENDCFLDTPVSFKLPVMTNKPSFYLSRENIFESNLNKVLPISISNVPEFQIRSAELSIPVLVSAIATLGDKYYEYESQLNWKKSVWKSGIKINSFGNQGMDIDNYFGTKPNTKAWIALQLGANVIGENNKEEYKRESVFLQSTNLGITTKLDPNTLHVWVHSLSKAEPVINTNITLYEKGNLRGTCKTDKDGHCTLPSLNDTKSFDKSVLIAEDSSGDKAFLHFNETHIEGYSDYYTENHVKGKIYFDRKLYRPGDRVEIKGVLADRKNGVLVPYSSKSVNLQIRDSRGKDVANTNLSSTTQGGVATSYIVPSDAPLGHYSVSVYLPGKDGSITYDTFQVEEFRPVNFMVNVNLANAVNKDQNVKGTVEGKYMFGAPMGGAKISYSVLKRKRYISYDAFSSYDFSDTWYDYEDEYSSGNSDYVTGSEGVLDSKGLFQLDIPVQELTRKFVTDGEDIEIADPFNLVVESSVFDVDGKSVTKSSSIPYNPSETYVGLKCNDRYQSLDKPFQFGAVAVNLQGKAVAGAELKAYIIYNDWTSVLSQGLGKFFFRSNQLTKKVVETKKLISKADGVSFDYRAKDPGSYTVLILNRDKVFSRMDFYAYEKESYYTWDFRGDDSIELRSDKQEYKIGDKAKILIKSPLQNARVIVTVERDSVYFKKSFLMKGNSAPLEIPIEEAYLPNVDVNVVMLSGRLPVPEGLSAEDIKQFNEQDLGAPKAKTGSVTLKVNLASRTAPVVIKTDKSEYQPREQVKLSIQSSPGAELTVSVADRGVLDLVGYSFQSPVQMFYQYWYSIVKTFELRSMIIKHYIYENKGDSPGGDYGEDSGGGFSAESESGARKDFRYTAYWNPVVTADSNGNADLSFTLPDNLTTFRVMVASSSNGKFGASNSEFIVKKNLVLQKTVARFIRVGDSLELGGSITNNTKKKGKFKYKIDSKFLSENKGWSSIELAAGQTKEVLKTFQISESQYIKLKLDHPKDEIQLSYQISVEPENISEFADLKKSDLSDALAVTIPIKEFDPVTSVQFSGYTDSEHKTLIAVPKKESILLNKGSLDIRMSGTALTALKSAFDFYESNPYFCMEQRTSAYLLSLSAGELLKEFQYKAPTKDSYDFTQIEKLFLDEMSDFQASDGSFKVWKGHGRTGYPYLTAYIASVMQIAKDKGKRSNPQAYQSAIQYLQNYVKNPTETSINSYQTLSLIYSVLSKDKKDIHSLEKTLVDHFEELNLKSRGIFLTAYAETHKLESYESDATFKKLFAEYTKYILYEKELFTLKPLKQNSDEYYYYSYYSSSTVLGNYLRLLLKVDTKNPRIVDLVKSIMMDRQNHFWSDSHSVGTIALALAEYRNRFESTSADTEGQAIFGEKTLIDESFSASSDSIYKEEITFDRLFEGKDPSGRPLLFKRTSAEGRLYFQSRLMYVPVKDTTTQKFNGLEIRKILYRIDGRDSNGNPVLKEVTNLQRGSTYLVKLKILSNTEQAFGMIVDPIPSNTEIVNTSFLTEKTSDAEETDVTENYYGGYKEYRDDRVIFSEDRLARGETEFNYILRPVAKGNSIMPASKTFLMYHPQFYGNTNTIRVKVE, encoded by the coding sequence ATGCGTAAGTTGGTATTGGCTTTTGGTTTTCTTTTTTTCCTTGGATCTTGTAATTCTATAAGCGGTTTTTTTCGGTCCATCAAACGCACCATCTTTCCGAGCAGCTGCCGTATTGAAGTCAAACTAGACACTACGGATCTAAAATATTTAGAGGACCTTTGGGATTACCGCATCACGGTTTCAGAAGATACCAATCTACAAGAGTTCGCATCTGCAGTTCAAATTTCTCCAAAACCATCCAACCCTCGCACAGAATTTTCTGATTATGTAAGCCGGGAATTTTCTCTAGATTCTTGGAATTTTGATCCAGGTGTAGAGTATGAAATCAAAATTGGAAAGTTTTATGCGGAGAACGATTGTTTTTTGGATACGCCTGTTAGTTTTAAACTTCCAGTGATGACAAATAAACCCTCGTTTTATTTATCTCGTGAGAATATCTTTGAATCCAATTTAAACAAAGTACTTCCAATTTCTATTTCGAATGTTCCTGAATTCCAAATCCGATCAGCAGAATTATCTATTCCTGTGCTTGTGAGCGCAATAGCAACATTAGGTGACAAGTATTATGAATACGAAAGTCAATTAAATTGGAAAAAATCAGTCTGGAAGTCCGGTATCAAAATTAATTCTTTTGGTAATCAAGGGATGGACATTGATAATTATTTCGGAACCAAACCGAATACAAAGGCTTGGATTGCACTGCAGTTAGGTGCAAATGTTATTGGGGAAAACAACAAAGAAGAATATAAAAGAGAATCCGTTTTTTTGCAATCCACAAACTTAGGGATCACAACAAAATTGGATCCAAATACACTCCATGTTTGGGTGCATAGTTTATCTAAAGCGGAACCAGTTATTAATACTAATATTACTTTGTATGAAAAGGGTAACTTACGAGGAACTTGTAAAACCGATAAGGATGGACATTGTACTTTGCCATCCCTTAATGATACAAAATCCTTCGACAAGTCAGTGTTAATTGCCGAAGATTCTTCTGGTGATAAAGCTTTTCTTCATTTTAATGAAACACATATTGAAGGTTATAGTGATTATTACACGGAAAATCATGTAAAAGGTAAAATTTATTTCGACAGAAAATTGTACAGACCCGGTGATCGTGTAGAGATTAAAGGAGTCCTTGCTGACAGAAAAAATGGAGTATTGGTTCCTTATTCTTCTAAATCAGTGAACTTACAAATACGCGATTCTCGTGGGAAAGATGTGGCAAATACAAATCTTAGTTCTACGACTCAAGGGGGAGTGGCCACAAGTTATATCGTTCCCTCTGATGCACCTCTTGGTCATTATTCCGTTTCGGTTTACCTACCTGGTAAAGATGGTTCGATCACTTATGATACCTTTCAAGTTGAAGAATTTCGACCAGTAAACTTTATGGTGAATGTTAATTTAGCGAATGCGGTGAACAAAGACCAAAACGTAAAAGGAACCGTAGAAGGTAAATACATGTTTGGTGCTCCGATGGGAGGAGCTAAGATCAGTTATTCGGTCTTAAAAAGGAAAAGATACATATCTTATGATGCGTTTTCGAGTTATGATTTTTCCGACACTTGGTATGATTACGAAGATGAATATTCTAGTGGTAATTCGGATTATGTAACCGGTTCTGAAGGTGTTTTGGATAGTAAAGGTCTTTTTCAGTTAGACATACCGGTACAAGAACTAACCCGCAAATTTGTTACTGATGGTGAAGATATTGAAATCGCAGACCCATTTAACTTGGTAGTGGAATCATCTGTATTTGATGTAGATGGAAAGTCTGTTACAAAATCCTCCAGTATACCTTACAATCCTTCAGAAACCTATGTTGGATTAAAATGTAATGATAGATACCAGTCTTTGGACAAACCGTTTCAATTCGGGGCTGTTGCTGTTAACTTACAAGGCAAAGCCGTTGCTGGCGCTGAGTTAAAGGCATATATCATTTATAATGATTGGACTTCTGTATTGTCACAAGGATTAGGTAAATTCTTCTTTCGAAGCAACCAACTAACAAAAAAAGTCGTTGAGACGAAAAAACTGATCTCAAAAGCCGATGGAGTGTCTTTCGATTATCGTGCTAAAGATCCAGGAAGTTATACGGTTTTAATTTTGAACCGAGACAAAGTTTTTTCTCGAATGGATTTTTATGCCTATGAAAAGGAATCGTATTATACATGGGATTTTCGTGGGGATGACTCGATTGAGTTACGTTCTGACAAACAGGAATATAAGATTGGAGATAAAGCGAAGATCTTAATTAAATCTCCTCTACAAAATGCGCGAGTTATCGTCACTGTAGAAAGAGACTCTGTGTATTTTAAAAAATCTTTTTTGATGAAAGGAAACAGTGCACCATTAGAAATCCCAATAGAAGAGGCATATCTTCCTAATGTGGATGTCAATGTAGTAATGTTATCGGGAAGATTGCCTGTGCCCGAGGGCCTTTCCGCAGAAGATATTAAGCAATTCAACGAACAGGACTTAGGTGCTCCAAAGGCAAAAACAGGCTCAGTCACTTTAAAAGTAAATTTAGCATCCAGGACAGCGCCAGTCGTGATCAAAACTGATAAATCTGAATATCAGCCAAGGGAACAAGTCAAATTGTCCATCCAATCGAGTCCTGGTGCGGAACTCACTGTATCTGTTGCAGATCGCGGGGTATTAGACTTAGTTGGTTATTCATTCCAAAGTCCCGTTCAGATGTTTTATCAGTATTGGTATAGTATTGTAAAAACTTTTGAACTTCGTAGTATGATCATCAAACATTATATATACGAAAACAAAGGGGATAGCCCAGGAGGAGATTACGGTGAAGATTCTGGGGGCGGATTTTCTGCTGAATCAGAATCTGGTGCACGAAAAGACTTTCGATACACCGCTTATTGGAATCCAGTTGTGACGGCTGATAGCAATGGAAATGCAGACTTAAGTTTTACTCTACCGGACAACCTAACAACATTTCGAGTAATGGTAGCTTCTTCTTCCAATGGAAAGTTCGGTGCTTCAAACTCTGAGTTTATAGTCAAAAAGAATTTAGTTTTGCAAAAGACTGTCGCAAGATTCATTCGTGTTGGCGATAGTTTGGAGTTAGGTGGTAGTATCACAAATAATACGAAGAAAAAAGGTAAGTTTAAATATAAAATCGATTCTAAGTTTCTTTCAGAGAATAAGGGTTGGTCATCAATTGAACTTGCCGCAGGCCAAACAAAAGAAGTCCTCAAAACATTCCAAATCTCCGAATCACAATACATCAAACTAAAACTTGATCATCCCAAGGATGAAATCCAATTGTCATATCAAATCTCAGTTGAGCCTGAAAACATATCTGAATTTGCAGATTTGAAAAAATCGGATCTTTCGGATGCTTTGGCAGTGACAATTCCTATCAAAGAATTTGATCCAGTAACATCGGTTCAATTTTCTGGATATACAGATTCGGAACACAAAACATTAATTGCAGTTCCCAAAAAAGAATCAATATTACTCAATAAAGGTTCGTTAGATATCCGTATGTCGGGAACTGCACTTACTGCTTTGAAATCAGCTTTCGACTTTTATGAATCCAATCCTTATTTTTGTATGGAACAAAGAACTTCTGCTTATCTACTTTCTTTGAGTGCAGGAGAGTTGTTGAAAGAATTCCAATACAAGGCACCCACAAAAGATTCTTATGATTTTACTCAAATCGAAAAATTATTTTTAGATGAGATGTCTGATTTCCAGGCGTCTGATGGAAGTTTTAAAGTTTGGAAAGGTCATGGTAGAACCGGGTATCCATATTTGACGGCCTACATTGCCTCGGTAATGCAGATAGCAAAAGATAAAGGGAAAAGATCAAACCCACAAGCGTACCAATCGGCAATTCAATACTTACAAAATTATGTAAAAAATCCTACAGAAACTTCGATTAATTCGTACCAAACTCTTAGTTTGATTTATTCCGTACTTTCGAAGGACAAAAAGGACATTCATTCCTTAGAGAAAACTTTGGTAGACCACTTTGAAGAATTGAATTTAAAATCTCGTGGTATTTTTCTTACTGCCTATGCCGAGACACATAAACTTGAATCTTATGAATCGGACGCTACGTTTAAGAAATTATTCGCAGAATATACAAAATATATTTTGTATGAAAAAGAATTATTCACACTCAAACCTTTAAAACAGAATTCGGATGAATATTATTATTACTCCTATTACAGTTCCTCGACGGTTCTTGGAAATTATTTACGACTGTTACTCAAGGTAGATACAAAAAATCCACGCATTGTGGATTTAGTAAAATCGATTATGATGGATCGGCAAAATCATTTCTGGTCGGATAGTCATAGTGTGGGAACTATAGCACTTGCGTTAGCCGAATATAGAAACCGTTTTGAGTCAACATCTGCTGACACAGAGGGACAAGCTATCTTTGGTGAAAAAACCTTAATTGATGAGTCCTTTTCTGCCTCTTCCGACTCCATCTATAAAGAAGAAATTACCTTTGATCGACTTTTTGAAGGAAAGGATCCATCTGGTAGACCATTGCTTTTCAAACGCACTAGTGCTGAAGGTAGATTGTATTTTCAATCTAGACTGATGTATGTTCCTGTAAAAGATACCACCACACAAAAGTTCAATGGACTGGAAATTCGAAAAATCTTATATCGTATTGATGGAAGGGATTCTAACGGTAATCCAGTTTTGAAAGAAGTAACTAACCTTCAGCGCGGATCAACCTATCTTGTTAAACTGAAAATCTTGAGTAACACCGAACAGGCATTTGGTATGATTGTAGATCCAATTCCTAGTAATACGGAAATTGTGAACACATCATTTTTGACGGAAAAAACTTCTGATGCTGAGGAAACTGATGTCACTGAAAATTATTACGGGGGATATAAAGAATATAGGGATGATCGTGTGATTTTTTCCGAAGATAGACTTGCACGAGGGGAAACAGAATTTAATTATATTTTGAGACCAGTGGCAAAAGGAAATTCGATTATGCCCGCATCGAAAACATTTTTGATGTATCATCCACAGTTTTATGGAAATACCAATACGATCCGAGTGAAAGTGGAGTGA
- a CDS encoding transglycosylase domain-containing protein → MISKTKIVIYILLGGSIIFPIAGFLLRPIYFESLRNHSTVRILTKEGTLIGRGKNLNQTKQDWESIQEYPNFVPEIIKIAEDKRFDSHHGIDPLAGFNSLRSYFFSKGKRGGASTITMQLVRIQNPEIRSYPFFLRKVFEMLEALRYEVWLTKSEILEAYLNSVSIHSNIVGFPSASLTLFGKHIRFLSIEEAVYLSVLIRKNKPELEELSIRYKNLSERIPYEIPVLKDPNELTVDPNFKNKSSFAEQWKGENQHFLNWIRKLISVPSEEFVSSLSSELNSDLHSIVNSELEGLARWNVSNASAIVLERVPGKEDELELKAMIGSKNFFEDGDGMVNGSLAYRDAGSTLKPLLYAIAIEKKHYTINSIFSDEKYSFSLGQGGNYLPRNADLRYWGDLTLAEALGNSRNIPAVTAINQMGVTTFYRFLLSAGFTHLKESPQFYGPGLALGSGGTSLLQLTRAYGSFPLNGILPKIRLGKIDKKPLYYGLPTRLFSGETAEEIKFVLKDPKLRQRAFGRRSYLDFPFPVSIKTGTSKDYRNSWTVAFNENYVVGAWVGNFSGERTMDVSGSFGAGRIVQNIFRSLMKDKPKQEYSSNFTEIKSFCRLTGKLALEKCPSMVLRVRKNIIQAEFCDKHKEGAKSSVLGVGFVYPSMGQVYLFHPSYEKETQSIPIRIREIKTLKDPKLVWNGEKEFTPSTNGDLRLPIIRGKQSLVLFDGEQQKAFVDFEVK, encoded by the coding sequence GTGATTTCAAAAACAAAGATTGTCATTTATATCCTGTTAGGTGGAAGTATCATATTCCCCATAGCAGGATTTTTACTAAGACCCATTTATTTTGAGTCTCTTCGAAATCACTCAACAGTTAGAATTCTGACAAAAGAAGGGACTCTCATAGGAAGAGGAAAAAACTTAAACCAAACCAAACAGGATTGGGAAAGTATTCAGGAGTATCCAAACTTCGTTCCAGAAATCATCAAAATTGCGGAAGACAAACGATTTGATTCGCATCATGGAATTGATCCATTGGCAGGCTTCAATTCACTTCGTTCATATTTTTTTTCAAAAGGAAAACGTGGAGGTGCCTCTACGATCACGATGCAATTAGTTCGGATACAAAATCCTGAGATTCGTTCCTATCCATTTTTTCTGCGAAAAGTTTTTGAAATGTTAGAGGCACTTCGGTATGAAGTCTGGCTGACAAAGTCAGAAATTTTAGAGGCATACCTGAATTCAGTATCCATTCATTCAAATATCGTTGGTTTTCCATCCGCATCACTTACGTTATTTGGAAAACACATTCGTTTTTTATCGATTGAAGAGGCGGTTTATCTTTCTGTTTTGATTCGAAAAAATAAACCTGAGTTGGAAGAACTATCGATTCGTTATAAGAATTTAAGCGAACGAATTCCTTATGAAATACCGGTTTTAAAAGACCCAAACGAACTTACTGTCGATCCCAATTTCAAAAACAAATCAAGTTTTGCAGAACAATGGAAAGGTGAAAACCAGCACTTTCTTAATTGGATTAGAAAGTTGATTTCTGTTCCTTCAGAAGAGTTTGTGTCTTCCTTATCTTCAGAATTAAATTCAGATTTACATTCAATTGTGAATTCTGAATTGGAAGGTTTGGCGAGATGGAATGTATCCAATGCCTCTGCCATCGTATTGGAACGTGTGCCAGGTAAAGAGGATGAATTAGAACTTAAAGCCATGATTGGTTCCAAAAATTTCTTTGAAGATGGGGATGGAATGGTGAACGGTAGTCTGGCATATAGAGATGCAGGAAGTACTCTCAAACCTCTGTTATATGCAATTGCTATAGAAAAAAAACATTACACTATAAATTCAATATTCTCAGACGAAAAATATTCCTTTTCTTTGGGCCAGGGAGGAAATTATCTCCCAAGAAACGCAGACCTTCGGTATTGGGGAGATTTGACCTTAGCAGAAGCACTTGGTAACTCACGGAATATTCCTGCGGTCACAGCAATCAATCAAATGGGTGTCACCACATTTTATCGCTTTTTGTTATCGGCAGGGTTTACACACTTAAAAGAATCACCACAGTTTTATGGACCAGGTCTTGCATTAGGGTCAGGTGGAACAAGCCTTCTTCAGCTAACGCGCGCTTATGGATCGTTTCCTTTGAATGGTATATTACCCAAAATTCGCCTGGGGAAAATTGATAAAAAACCATTATACTACGGTTTGCCTACTCGATTGTTCTCTGGTGAAACAGCTGAAGAAATAAAGTTTGTTTTAAAAGATCCTAAACTTCGGCAGAGGGCTTTTGGTAGGAGGAGTTATTTGGATTTTCCTTTTCCTGTATCAATCAAAACGGGTACTTCTAAAGACTATCGTAATTCTTGGACAGTTGCATTTAATGAGAATTATGTGGTTGGTGCTTGGGTTGGAAATTTTTCTGGAGAACGAACAATGGATGTTTCTGGATCCTTTGGTGCAGGAAGGATTGTGCAAAACATATTTCGTAGTTTGATGAAAGACAAACCAAAACAGGAATATTCTTCAAATTTTACAGAAATTAAAAGTTTTTGTCGCCTAACTGGAAAGTTAGCTTTGGAAAAATGTCCATCTATGGTTTTGAGAGTTAGAAAAAACATAATACAAGCTGAGTTTTGTGATAAACATAAAGAAGGAGCCAAATCTTCAGTGTTGGGTGTTGGTTTTGTGTATCCGTCTATGGGACAAGTCTATTTATTTCATCCTTCTTATGAAAAAGAAACACAAAGTATTCCTATCAGGATTCGTGAAATCAAAACTTTAAAGGATCCAAAACTCGTCTGGAATGGAGAAAAAGAATTTACACCTTCCACCAATGGGGACTTGCGATTGCCAATCATTCGTGGAAAACAATCCTTAGTATTGTTTGATGGGGAACAGCAGAAGGCTTTTGTAGATTTTGAAGTTAAATAA